In the Streptomyces sp. BHT-5-2 genome, one interval contains:
- a CDS encoding anti-sigma factor antagonist, which translates to MLARGAGPVVLDVTALEGWTVAGQAAIAEAARQLAAHGRPLELAAIPADGSLVPDETCPALPVHHNLDTALLARPIAGASGTRQQWRTTGWPTDALISHGWPAGP; encoded by the coding sequence GTGCTGGCACGCGGGGCCGGCCCGGTGGTCCTGGACGTGACCGCGCTTGAGGGGTGGACGGTGGCCGGCCAGGCCGCGATTGCCGAGGCCGCCCGGCAACTGGCCGCACACGGCAGGCCGTTGGAACTCGCCGCGATTCCCGCGGACGGCTCCCTCGTCCCCGATGAGACGTGCCCGGCGCTGCCGGTGCATCACAACCTGGACACTGCCCTGCTCGCCCGCCCCATCGCGGGGGCGTCGGGTACGCGGCAGCAGTGGCGTACCACCGGCTGGCCGACCGACGCCCTGATCAGCCACGGCTGGCCTGCGGGGCCGTAG
- a CDS encoding metalloregulator ArsR/SmtB family transcription factor, translating into MSAPLYQLKAEFFKTLGHPVRIRVLELLSEREHAVSEMLAQMDVEPAFLSQQLAVLRRANLVVTRREGSAVYYSLTSPDVAELLKVARTILTGVLTGQAELLADLRANTAQGKPGRAPS; encoded by the coding sequence GTGAGCGCACCGCTGTATCAGCTCAAAGCGGAGTTCTTCAAGACCTTGGGGCACCCGGTACGCATTCGGGTACTGGAGCTGTTGAGCGAGCGTGAGCATGCGGTCTCGGAGATGCTGGCGCAGATGGATGTGGAGCCGGCGTTTCTGTCCCAGCAGCTCGCGGTTCTCAGGCGCGCCAATCTGGTCGTAACCCGTAGGGAGGGTTCGGCCGTCTATTACTCGTTGACCAGTCCTGATGTGGCGGAGCTGCTCAAGGTGGCGCGCACCATCCTGACCGGGGTGCTGACCGGGCAGGCCGAGCTGCTGGCGGACCTGCGGGCCAATACTGCGCAAGGCAAGCCGGGCCGCGCACCGTCGTAG
- a CDS encoding BlaI/MecI/CopY family transcriptional regulator gives MPRPLGDLEDVVMTRIWEWNRPATVREVLEDLQKERSIAYTTVMTVLDNLHQKGWVRREAEGRAYRYKAVSTRAAYAAALMNEAWSTSDNPAATLVAFFGMMSPEQRQALRDALRMARADD, from the coding sequence ATGCCGAGACCCTTGGGTGATCTGGAAGACGTGGTAATGACGCGGATCTGGGAATGGAACCGCCCGGCCACCGTTCGAGAAGTTCTGGAGGATCTCCAGAAGGAACGGTCGATCGCCTACACCACCGTCATGACCGTATTGGACAACCTCCATCAGAAGGGCTGGGTCCGCCGCGAAGCCGAAGGCCGCGCCTATCGGTACAAGGCGGTCTCCACTCGCGCCGCCTACGCAGCCGCACTGATGAACGAAGCATGGTCCACCAGCGACAACCCCGCCGCCACACTCGTCGCCTTCTTCGGCATGATGTCACCGGAACAGCGACAAGCCCTCCGCGACGCCCTAAGGATGGCCCGGGCCGACGATTAG
- a CDS encoding DUF6126 family protein translates to MPDNQANDHSIPEPSFGGGMSEERKERGASWRVFIYIAGSHLLLGFLALLFYLGSHAGK, encoded by the coding sequence ATGCCTGACAACCAGGCCAACGATCACTCGATACCCGAACCGTCCTTCGGCGGTGGGATGTCCGAAGAGCGGAAGGAGCGGGGTGCGTCTTGGCGGGTGTTCATCTACATCGCCGGCAGTCACCTCCTGCTCGGTTTTCTGGCGCTCCTGTTTTACCTCGGTAGTCACGCCGGCAAGTAG
- a CDS encoding ATP-binding protein, translated as MGRFLPRRQEISPTAACEHTLPQVRRHVFTVAVEPGAVRMARREADARLAEFGIAPKSLLSDVALLVVSELVANVLRHAADRSPSADGGVTVGAGQLVIGVADRDPRIPKVEGDAVGVGLRTIAELTAWFNGTLTVEPDWAGHGKDVLARFLIPDADAR; from the coding sequence GTGGGTCGCTTCCTGCCGCGGCGGCAGGAGATCTCGCCCACCGCTGCCTGCGAGCACACGTTGCCGCAGGTGCGGCGGCATGTGTTCACCGTGGCCGTCGAGCCCGGTGCGGTGCGCATGGCTCGGCGGGAGGCGGACGCGAGGCTTGCCGAGTTCGGTATCGCCCCGAAGTCGTTGCTTTCGGACGTGGCGCTGCTGGTGGTCAGCGAGCTGGTGGCCAATGTGCTGCGTCACGCTGCGGACCGGTCGCCCTCGGCGGATGGGGGGGTCACGGTCGGTGCCGGGCAGCTCGTGATCGGTGTGGCCGACCGAGACCCTCGGATCCCGAAAGTGGAAGGCGATGCGGTGGGCGTGGGGCTGCGGACCATTGCCGAGCTGACCGCGTGGTTCAACGGCACACTCACCGTCGAGCCCGACTGGGCCGGCCACGGCAAGGACGTCCTGGCCCGTTTCCTCATCCCCGATGCCGATGCCCGGTGA
- a CDS encoding helix-turn-helix transcriptional regulator translates to MRVPLYQAKAELFRMLGHPVRIRVLELLQDGAMPVRDLLAAIEIEPSSLSQQLAVLRRAGIVSATRGGTTVVYELAGGDVAELLGAARRILVELLAGQQDLLAQLRESGAGVGEGAS, encoded by the coding sequence GGAGTTGTTTCGGATGCTGGGGCATCCGGTGCGTATCAGGGTGCTGGAGTTGCTGCAGGACGGGGCGATGCCGGTGCGCGACCTGCTGGCGGCGATCGAGATCGAGCCGTCCAGCCTTTCGCAGCAGCTGGCGGTGTTGCGCCGGGCGGGGATCGTGTCCGCGACGCGCGGCGGTACGACCGTGGTGTATGAGCTGGCGGGTGGGGATGTGGCGGAGCTGTTGGGGGCGGCGCGGCGGATCCTCGTGGAGCTGCTGGCCGGACAGCAGGACCTTCTCGCCCAGCTGAGGGAGTCTGGCGCGGGTGTGGGGGAGGGGGCGTCGTGA